The genome window CTGGCCGAACTACTGGGCGCAGGCGAAACTCGCCGACGGCGTCCCCGTCGAGGTGCCGATGCCCGCAGACGAGGGCTACTCGCTCGACGTCGCGCGCGTCACCGACGCGCTGAACGAGAACACCGCCGCGGTCGTCCTCTGTTCGCCCTCGAACCCGACGGGGCGGATGTACGACGAAAGCGCGATTCGAGAGGTTGTCGCCGCGGCCGCCGAGTACGACGCCTACGTCATCGCCGACGAGGTGTATCTGGGACTCGCCTACGACCGCGACCCGACGGGCATCGCGGCGCTCACCGGCCATCCCGACCACGTGCTGACCGTCAACTCCTGCTCGAAGACGTACGCGATGACGGGGTGGCGCGTCGGCTGGCTCTGCGGCCCCGGCGAAATCATCGACGAGGTGACCAAGATTCACGAGAGCACCACCTCGTGCGCGTCGAGCGTCGCCCAGTACGCCGCGCTCGCGGCGCTGACGGGCCCACAGGAACCGGTCGAGGCGATGTACGAGGCGTTCCGCGAGCGCCGCGACTACGTCGTCGATCGCGTCGACGGCATCGAGGGTCTCAGCTGTCCGAAACCGCAGGGGGCGTTCTACGCCTTCCTCGACATCGACGTGGAGGGGTCGAGTCTCGACGTGGCGAAGGAACTTCTCACGGAGTACGGCGTCGTGCTCGCGC of Haloprofundus halophilus contains these proteins:
- a CDS encoding pyridoxal phosphate-dependent aminotransferase, with product MATPTERVRAVDRSSIRVMFDLAEATDRDLVRLEVGEPDFDTPEHVVDAAAEAARAGETHYTSNAGLPEVREAISGTMADRFDVEVAADEVVVTNGGMEALLLAVLSTVGPGEELLIPSPSWPNYWAQAKLADGVPVEVPMPADEGYSLDVARVTDALNENTAAVVLCSPSNPTGRMYDESAIREVVAAAAEYDAYVIADEVYLGLAYDRDPTGIAALTGHPDHVLTVNSCSKTYAMTGWRVGWLCGPGEIIDEVTKIHESTTSCASSVAQYAALAALTGPQEPVEAMYEAFRERRDYVVDRVDGIEGLSCPKPQGAFYAFLDIDVEGSSLDVAKELLTEYGVVLAPGDGFGDAGAGKLRLSFANSLDRLELGFDRIERALDER